The Episyrphus balteatus chromosome 3, idEpiBalt1.1, whole genome shotgun sequence genome segment TCTTAAGTTATTAATTACAGATTATAAAATTACCTATTTCTATAGGATATTGGTTTAGAAATGGATCAAAATTATCTATGAATACTATAAAGTTTATAGAATAAACACCAGTTTTCCTTAAAAGCGACAAAgtcgaaaaagtttgaaagaaatataattatggCAAAATCGGTTTAAATGTGAATAATGTGTTAATTCGTTCGTTAAAATTAGCCTCCAGTTCATTTTGTCGTCACGGGCATTAACTGATAACCAATTTTCATCTTCAAAGGCAACCTTGGTGCAGCAATATATCTACTTTTGTACAAAAACTAACttgcaaataaatgaaaagaagaaaaagtgaTTGTTTCTAAAGGATGTTGATGGccatttcaccaaaaataataataacaccagcttacaaggtttttggtgccgagagtgaattatacttttccaaaggttttCGGTATGCTAAACAGTTCTTATTGAAAACgttacgatttaaaaaaatttcccctatttagtgcataacctcaaaagtggtCAAAAAGGTTGTTTTGCAATTTATTGTCGTTATTATTTTTGAACTGCCGGTAACATTAAATCGTGTTCCCTCCGTCATTTGATGAACTGAACAACAACAttcaaacataaataaaataaatttaaaaacgtcacctgtttctttctttttgacTGATAATTTTATAGTATGTAATTGAAATTGAGTTAATTGATATTTTGGCAGTCAGAAAAATGAATCAGTGCAAGGTGATAATGCACAAACTATTTTATCTCTTCATAATCACTTTATTGAAACAATTAAATTTCTGTACAAAGTAATTCACTAAATAATCATTTCTAATATTCATTTGATCACAAACTTAAGCATTGCTATGCCTTCATCATTATGCCaaatgcttttaattttttaacatttgagttttatatttttttgttcagtttcaTCTAACGTGatgtttatgaatttttttattttcttattctcGATCATGTAGTGAGTCCAAGTTGTGCAAAAACTGAGACGGTGCTTAACGGTGTGACAGTTGTGGAGCTATAGTAAAGCTTTTCAACCTACaatttatatgtatgtaattcACCCATACACCTCAACAGTTATGCGACTATTTCAACCACTTTTTCATAGTAATTattacttccaaaaaaaaattaataaaaaaaacaaacaaaacaaaaccaacgtCTCTGTTCTCAAAGTATGCTCACAAATGCCCTTTTGTAGATTTCAGCAAAATGGCAGCAGCAACAATTGGACCTCGACCAATGGTGATCTGTGGACCTTCTGGTTCGGGCAAGAGCACCTTGCTCAAACGTTTATTTGCTGAGTATCCTGATACTTTTGGCTTTAGTGTTTCACACACCACTCGCCAGCCACGCGAAGGAGAAATCAATGGTGTCCACTATCACTATGTCACTCGCGATCATATGGAAAAGGCTATAGCAAATGATGAGTTTATTGAATCGGCATGTTTTGGAGGAAATCTATATGGCACTAGCAAAGCGGCCGTTCGTGATGTTCAAGACAAGGGCAAAGTTTGCGTATTGGACATTGAAATCGAAGGAGTCAAGCAGATTAAAAAGTCCGATTTAAATCCGATTTTGGTGTTTAATAATCCACCATCGGTAGATGAATTGAAAAGACGATTGTTGCTTCGCAACACTGAAACCGAAGAGTCATTGCAGAAGCGTTTGGACGCAGCCCAAAGGGAGATTGATTTCGGAAATGAACCTGGCAATTTTGACATTATCATTTTGAATGATATAATCGATGAGGCTTATGCCAAgtttaaagattttattatttctgaaaTTAAGAAACAACAAGAACAAGGTGTTCAAATTTCTTtggaaacaaaaaactaaagcaataataaataaatttgtgtacCTGCCGGcatttgaatattaatttatagATTAAATTAATGACTTAATTATGTCAAAACTTTTACTTGCCCAAGTTAGTTAAATTTGTGTTGTAATAAAAATGTCCCGTTAAAGAAAATCTTatgaataatttgttttttaacttgGTTTTGATGGGTTAATGATAACGTTTATCAAAAGAACAGAATCAGCATTTTAAGTGAGGTTCCTATGgattaatattattatattttaaaggaTTTCGATTCGATGAGTCAATTGAAATGGCTATTTGTGTtattaaaatgttattaaacAAATCAGCCACGATAAGATTAACTTGATTTAGAAAACAATCTAGGTTTTGTCATCCTTTTTATTTAGGCATGCTTCAACCTAAGAAAGTTGTTAAATTGGATTTGTATCTAAtcacaaataatttttgtttttgatctaACATATTGATAGGCAGACAGTTGAGTTTCAAAATAAGGCGTTTGTTCGTCTAGTTTCCTCAATAACAAAAGCAACTACTGACAACAAACTTCCAAAAACTCTGTCGTACAACTATGAGTTTTCGTTAATTTGTCTCTATTGTTGCCatgaaaagattttaaaataaaaatagcttccaaaagggtgcttttttttttagctatgacgtatttttggtttttttctttctttgattAAATATTATCTGCCAACGTCAGAGATTACCTCAATTTATACTTTGTCAAATCATGTATCTATCTGGCAAATAAATCATAGATAGTCGAAACCAAAAACCAACAAGAGAAggtgtttataatttttcaaaaaaaaaatctatatccaACCAACAAACAAGCTTACTACCAGACCACAACCTAAAATAATATGTCTAGCTATCAAAAATCTATCGTGTATACTAacaaattttccatacaaaaaaaaaaaaagaacagcgCAATTCCCCCTCATTTAAAGTTCATCACTACATATTTCGCAAACAGATgtctagttttttatttttatttatattatttttttttttttttgaaaacacacaagaaaaacTATGACTAATCGACTGGGGTTCGTTCATAGATAAAAGCGCGGACCTGCTGTCAATTTTATTATCAGCAGCAGCAAGAACATCCCTGATTTGACCTgtgtgtatttatttattttttttgtgtgttatttttttatacacacCACAATTCCAATATACACATTCTATAGATACTTTTGACGCTTTGGTGTGTCTACCTGAATGGAAGAAAAACCCCTCTATCGATTGAGCAGAAGCAGAGAAGTAGTTGAAACAGAGTCAAGAGATTGAATAGCAAGGCAAAATCAGCCGCTGCTGCTTGTGCTCCTACAGAGATGACAATGACAAAGCTTATCCGGCACAATATTTCCTTCAgagtataaaatataaatagtaAGCAATATATtgtataacaaataaaaaagcaatGAAATATGGTTGCCATCttgagaacattttttaaaagctatttttgtttatggctTTGAGACTGATAAACAGAATAGAAGGTAGTTCATATGGGGCACAAAActtcattttatcaaaaaataacaatcctTCTTGGTCGCGGAACGTCCACATTTCACACAAACACTCCTTTACTTCGATTCTATTTTGTATAGCGTATTTAGgaaattaagttaattgtttaaaatactgAAATTATGCTTGTCCAAATATTTGATTTTAGGATCTTGTGACTCCAATGAATATTTCAAGTATGGGCCCGACTTTGGTAACAAGAATCATGCCGTGGTATTgggtattttctattttttttttgcaatcaaaattaatgaaaaaatatgtGTACCTCGTTCGTTTGTTGAAAATGGGAGTTTTATTCCTGGTAAGCAGATATTGAGAAGTTTTGCAATTCAAAATTGCTAAAGACTTTTAATTGTCTTTACCTAGTTAATGGTGCATGATTATATTTTTGGAGTTACTTCTTTAAAAATCCCTTGAATACCTAATATCATCAAATATACACCGCCTCCTCTGATATACTATACCTATCTCATAACAATCATCTCATCttatactttttcatgacaTTAACATTATCAATGTGATGGGTACAGCGAGTGAGTACTTCATTGGTAATGCGatatttaaatagttttgaaCGTTAACGatattctaaaattaaattattgcaACATGAAAAACTATTCCTAAAATTCTCCGGTTTCATACGAATCATGCTTCAAGATGTGCTTCCGACAGGGAAATACTCTCCgattcgtatgaaatcggaaaaatttgcaaatgtcttagagccgtttgctgaaACTTAAGcacttaagttctacataaatccttatgtgacagttaacgcagaggaaaaagagtttatgttcaacataaattatttaagtttcgattcagcaaatggcccttgaTCACTAAAAGGAGTGcacgaaaaaattattttaatttttttgaaacaatgtTTACacagtaaaaaataaactttaatatTATGAAAACAATGAAATTGAAAGTTGTTTTAATCACCAAAAAAGTAACTACTAAAGTTATAACATGCAATGAAAATATAAACTCTTCCCTTTAATATGATGATTCTTCGCAATGCAACTTAATTTTTAGGACTAAAGTATCATGGTCCTACCtagaaatttaatcaaaaatccTCGATTCAAACTAAGTCACTAATATTACTTACTTTTTTGCTTTCGCTAatttttataaacttaataaattaattatttaaaacttaattagtGGCTAAGCCACTGATTCAATAGAAAGTGTCAAAATTAACGGTATTTTTAACTTATGTAAGGACAAACTTTTGACATGAAACATATTTTAAAGaacttaataaatttaaaaaataaatctttcgaCCCTTGAAAAAACGTCTTTGTTTTCTGTAGtatatgtattagggtgggtcaaaaaaatcgatttttttttttttgatttggtactccgaaaaatcgattgctagacccctctagaatatacacgccaaatatgagctctttatattaatgggaaggtcctccgctttgcaattttccatttttacatcaagcttctactaaaaaaaaataatttttttattaattgactttttagcaaatttcttttcatattcttgtaggaaattgaacgctctacaaaaaaggccttatacacttttttcgtttatctaaccgttgaatagatatttgaggtccaaaaatcgagaaaatttttaaaaattcgttttttgttcttaattttgtaacaaattgaaaaattataatgatcaaacgcgcaagacatattcttgttggaaattgattgctccacaaaaaaggtcttattaacttttttcattaatctaaccattctaaagatattcgaggtcaaagttaaaaaaaaatataaaaacattttatatttttaaaaaatttctaattcactgaaactttattattttcaaattagcaagatatattcttgtaggggcttaaacgttctacaaaaaattccttggaatgaaattgattgctttaaccgtttagaagatattcgtatccaaaccaatgctcactgatttcaatagttttcttatgacccgtatgcattgcgatttggatacgaatatcttctaaaaggttaaagcaatcaatttcattccaaggaattttttgtagaacgtttaagcccctacaagaatatatcttgctaatttgaaaataataaagtttcagtgaattagaaatttttttaaaaatataaaatgtttttatatttttttttaattttgacctcgaatatctttagaatgtttagattaatgaaaaaagttaataagaccttttttgtggagcaatcaatttccaacaagaatatgtcttgcgcgtttgatcattataatttttcaatttgttacaaaattaagaacaaaaaacgaatttttaaagattttctcgatttttgaacctcaaatatctattcaacggttagataaacgaaaaaagtgtataaggccttttttgtagagcgttcaatttcctacaagaatatgaaaagaaatttgctaaaaagtcaattaataaaaaaattatttttttttagtagaagcttgatgtaaaaatggaaaattgcaaagcggaggaccttcccattaatataaagagctcatttttggcgtgtatattctagaggggtctagcaatcgatttttcggagtaccaatccaaaaaaaagaatttcgatttttttgacccaccctaatatgtatgCACTCAAAAATACTGTAATAACAGTTATCTGTGAAAAAGAAGCATACAATTAAATTAAACGGTCCCGAACAGCTTCCAAAGATTCTGAAGCCCTGGTACGGGGCCAATCGGACCATATCTTAAGAAGTCACTGTTTGCGACGCAGTTGACgcttaatattttataataattattttattattttagaaaaaaaataaatttccaataTAATGTGAAATTCCTTCATGCTACATCATGAATTTTCCTTGGGTTCGCATACCCTACCCAGTGATTAATGCGGGAtgtgtatttcttttttcatttcacCTAGACGATTatattatgtcgttttccaaaattatgggagtgaatcactcctttttcgtgcaattttggaatttgttcacgaagaatttgacaagtggagtgatttgacgtttgctttgcatgtgtttgtaatacgaaataatgaataaaataataacacaatcttttaaattcacttttagtgattttttacaatactttattgaatttttttgtaaataaatataatttccttcacaaaaaaaagttaaagcaaccacccaacaatttgacaagcagtccatgaagtcaaatgtagaagtattggtaatcactccgtcactccttcaaaattttgggagtgaagaattcactccaaaaattcactcctttttcaattttggaatttgaaatcactccttttggagtgattatatagctaggagtgtcactccttgaattttggaaaacgacattagtcaTCAAATGAAAGATTCGTTTTGATGGAATTGATTTGCCAAGTGGCAACCATAAATGTGCTTCTAAAATTCACTTTCCAGGGAGAGAGAGAGCAAGAGAActcatacaaaaacaaactcAGATTTTAGAGACCGATGACCGCGAACGGAGCCGCGCGGCGCACACAAGAGAActtaaaaacaacaatataaCAAGTGAAACAGAAAAAGAAAACCACATCGACTACTAGTAGAGAGCAAGAGCACCAGCAACGACAGATACATCGGAGTTTAGAGCACAAGTACACACAGTTTGAACGAATCGAATCGGAATACCGAACTTAAGCGGAGGAATACCTGCTTCTCTGAAAAAGAACAGAAGAGAAGCAAAACAGACTGCTGCAATTGCTCCGTTCCGTTTGTCGTTGTTATCGTCGCTGTCGTAGTTGTTCATTGTTGttcgaaaatgaaaatataaatatataaaatcgaaaatttccattttaaaataagtttcttttttttaataagaaacaaATAGGAATTAAAGAATAAAGTCTCTCCAAAATAAGTTTAGTCCAAAATTTAATCTTAATCGAAATCGAGTTATTTATATGATAAATACATATAACTGTGATTCCTCAATGGACaccatatatataaaatatataagtaAAAAAGTTGAGAGTACAAAGTGTGTGATATAATAATTCCACCTCCTTGTCCACCACCGGCGGCGGCGGCTGCCACCTTCTTCGCCTACTCATTCTACATCGCCATCATCATCTGTAGCAAAGTATACATTATTCCCACGACACGCGTCGAGATGATAAGCACCTGCAAAAATTATTAACCAACAAAAATAGAAGACCATCAACTTCAGGTAATGAAAATGTTCCACAATTTATATTAGTATATTGTGGTTTATTTTCtgtacattattttttattttacattctgTCTTAGATAAcaagtttccttttttttttactttgtttcatttttatagGTAGGACttgaaaaaacgaaatttctgaaaaaaattcccTTTTGGGGTTTTACTTGTTCTCCTAAGggtatttccttaaaaaattctaCTGACTCAAGCTTTCTACAGAAAAGTtgatgaattttaataaataattttaaacttccattaaagtttatataaaaaaaattacaatactgCAAATTGTCGGTCggtataatgcaaaaaaacttgatggacaaaaaaacacaaaaaaaaaaaagaaaacagtaTGTAGAAATCGATTTTGACCTATAAACAGACGAGTGTATACACAAATGACACTCATTGTTTACAAGAGGGAGCACAAGTGGCACTTTCTTAAGGTTCTGTAAGGTCTTTTTGTGTCCAATTCTTCTGGTCTGGGGTACCTTAGCTAGCAATAAATGAGATTGACAAGAGCCTTGTGTTTGTGAGAATGTGTTTTGTGTATTGTGTACCCTACAACAAGAATTGCGTAGTAGGTACCTTCTATAAATGCATTTCTATAGAGAACATTGATACCTATTCAGGTTTTTGCTTTCAATACATTTTGATAGATTCTTTGTCTGtcttcatcaacatcatcatccgttgttgttgttgtcgtcgATGTCgtcgtttttgttgttttagtcCTGCTGCACCAGTGTAAAAGTAAAGTATATGTCGTCCTCAATTTTTCGACAACAAAAGCATGAGTGGAGTTTCCTTCTGTCTGTTTTGTCTATACAGGTAGTATGATGTACGCTGTTGTTACCTACAACCAACGGTAGAGAACAATTTtatatgcaattttattgcaatGATCAACTATTGCTCCTCACCGCGCGCCGTATGGATTGGTTTTTGGAATCAATACACAATATACGTtgctaataataataaaattccaTTGCCGAAAATTGAAGATTGTTAAAGGTAAAACGTGTACCTAcggtttttcgtttttattggTTAAATTAGATATATTTGAAGCAAAGGCTATTTAAAACACGATGCCGGAGCCCTTATTGTGATCAAAAGTgcaactttaaaattttaagtgaaatattAGTTTAACAAAGGTACAATTATatggttttaaaatttgatttgagaTTTTGATCTGAGATTTGGTGGgttttcttgacaaaaaatattaactaaCAGATAGAAGATCAATAGGGAGCAGGGCTTTTTAGGACTTATTACAGGTCAAACGAGCCTAGGTAAAACAGCGCCTGGTGGTAGTAAAACATATTATTTTAGGTTTTTAACGCCTGGTTATGGTAAAAAGATAAGTCGTGTATggcgtatgagtgttttttttttaagtgtaaaagTTAATTGCTCTCTTGTTATCTGCTGAAATTATTTGCTCATCCATTATATGAGTATATCGAAAGTTAAAAGGTACCTAGGTCCGGGATTTCGTTGTTGGGTAGCCATCCTTCTCGTTAATAGgttggggtggttggcgataTTTCTCACAAGTAGAGTCCCTTGTTGCAATATAATTTCTACcgttatttttcttcttccttttctcggcgctgttatgatctcggtGTCGAAGGGATCATAAATATCCCACttatctgcttcacactagtgatccgcctgtggggttcgtcgggttgacctcagaaatcggcgacAAGCCTctcggttttgtattgttccatttctgaggccaactgaatgttggtgtttttgcatttgcttgtttTTAGGCctatctttctttttatttctgcCGTTACTGATTGAATGCAAATTCCGGTGCACATAAACCGTGTTTTATTTAGGCGATGAATAGTCACAGAAGCTGGTTGCAAAGTTCCGTTGAGGATGGAAGGCAAAGTTGGCTTTTCTAAAGACAAAACGCGATCTAAGGATACTTGGCATTGTGTTTGGCTGGCAGTCTAGTTCCATCTGGAAGGGTCAATGTGATGCGAAGAAACTATAGTTTCGACTTGGATGGGTTGTTTCGGATATCGCAGCTATCGTTGGCGAGATGGAATTTTTTGAGCTTCCTGAGTgtcagctcttccaagagcttactTAGATTGTTGAGAAGATTGGCCTTTAAGTGGAGATCATACCTTTCTAAGGAATAGCCACAATTTTTGCAGTTTTTCTGCTGTTAATAATGCAGCTGTTGAGGATAATTGCTAAGTCGATTATTTATCCTAGCGAGAGATAGCCTCTTAATGATGAAATTGGAAATGCCAACCAATCCAACTAATTTCTTCGATCGCGATAGGTTTATTATTTCGGCAATCTCGCCGGGGGTTCTCAGGTTTGAGCTGTCAACTAGATCACTTCCAGAATTAGTGTGGCTGAATGTTGATTTAGGGCTGGTTATAGCGATCAGGTAAACGGATCAGGGACAGTttttaaatagataaataaagttatttcatgggttttaaaaaataaataccacaCTAATCGATAGAAAATCACCGAAAGAATAtgttttgtaaagaatatttgCAATGGAAAACCCCTTTTTTTTCTGATCCAAATCATAAGGAGACCACAAAAGTTCTCATTTAACAATAAATAACTGTACAattcaagttttgttttttaatcaattttttaaataattcccTTTCGCTTACTATGGTATATCTGCTTGAAATAGCATCAATTAttgatttaaaacatttttctgaTCGCTATAACGCATTGTGATTATCACAAGTCATAAGTCCGAGGATGGAATAAGTTTCCGAAACCCGtcgcttttaaaaattatcaaattataTCTTGTGAtaaacgaattcaatacaaattttaatttattttacaaaattaaacttttttatttttctttattaaatccTACACGGGgttgtttctttgttttttttttttacgaaaaagtttatCCATTTGCCCTAACATAAGTCATTAACCCATATGCTTATCGTTATTAATGtttcttattttcatttttgtgtcaAGCTGCAGATAATTTTCAGAGAGCTTGTTGCAACATTTTAAAATTGGAAGAAAATTGTATCGTCACTTTAGGCTTTGACTTTTTCAATGAACAGCACGTGGCAATGACGATACGATTGGGCGTCATAAATTTATTAACTGCACATTTAAATTCAAacttattgttttctttttgtttatttgattccATTACCAATATTTGCATATTGCATTCTCTTAGAACTTGTTAGATGATATTGATTGAATTATTTCTGCGATATGATTACACACAGATTCATTACAATAttagctttttaaattttaaatcgcAATCATTCAATAATAACTTCACATCAACCATTACAAAGCAATGTTTGTGTCTTTTCCTTTTCTGTTTATTCATCAGtttttatcttcaaaaaaacTCAAGTCATCCGCCAGTGTAGTTGTTTGATGTATCATGCATCCATTTCTGTGAATGAATTAATATCTACATCTTTTGTGTTTCTCAGTTGTTCTGGTTTGTAAACAAAACCGATTCTGCGaaattaatttgttcaaaaaaaaaaaattaatttcacaaTAAATTATGaagaattaacaaaaacaaaacaaaagcagGTCAGGCCACCCGGTTGGTGatcataaacataaaaaaaaataaaaacgtcaGAGGTTCAAATTCCAAAAGGGGAGTGTTGattgaaaattgtaaaatttcataATGCATCTAAAGAATTGATGACTAATGCTCTCAATTTAATTCGAACACCAAATATTGCAAACagatattcaatgaaaaaatatacttaaaccTCCCTCCGTTCATGTTTAAATTGTCAAGCCTTAAATTTCATACATAAATAGCGTTTTTCGTATGAGTGTAGTTGAGCAATGAAACTTATAACTTGTATTTAAGATAATTACTAGTTTTACACTTAATGTGAAGGTTTATTATAATTACATATTACTTTCTTGCTTatctatttttggtttttgaaaataccTTGAAGATGCGTTTGGTGAATTATTATAagttattaatttgtttttgttgaagtaaaaataacgaaaataaatatttttcttattcttaTTTATAAGTATAGTTATTGTTTATATAATTTGTAACCCTCCGTTgtcactcatttttttttccaacaacaAGAATGTATCGCTTACCATTTTAGTATTTGATGGCCGATCGTCTTGAAAGAAAGTACACGTGTTACTTTAGatattacttaaaaaattgCAGCAGGAATACTTTTTTGTCAAAGTAAATTATGAACctacctatattaaaaaaaataaaaaagaaagtatttttctaaaactgaatttttaataaaaattaatagagaagaaaaaaagaatcgATTGAAT includes the following:
- the LOC129913131 gene encoding guanylate kinase isoform X1, with protein sequence MYVIHPYTSTVMRLFQPLFHNFSKMAAATIGPRPMVICGPSGSGKSTLLKRLFAEYPDTFGFSVSHTTRQPREGEINGVHYHYVTRDHMEKAIANDEFIESACFGGNLYGTSKAAVRDVQDKGKVCVLDIEIEGVKQIKKSDLNPILVFNNPPSVDELKRRLLLRNTETEESLQKRLDAAQREIDFGNEPGNFDIIILNDIIDEAYAKFKDFIISEIKKQQEQGVQISLETKN
- the LOC129913131 gene encoding guanylate kinase isoform X2; translation: MAAATIGPRPMVICGPSGSGKSTLLKRLFAEYPDTFGFSVSHTTRQPREGEINGVHYHYVTRDHMEKAIANDEFIESACFGGNLYGTSKAAVRDVQDKGKVCVLDIEIEGVKQIKKSDLNPILVFNNPPSVDELKRRLLLRNTETEESLQKRLDAAQREIDFGNEPGNFDIIILNDIIDEAYAKFKDFIISEIKKQQEQGVQISLETKN